A window of Leptospira brenneri contains these coding sequences:
- a CDS encoding DUF4416 family protein — protein sequence MPQEILERPPGASFFVILSYQQEDILFELKAMAEKRFSKILYESVLLPKWTPDETEKEFAYPGRFTKVLSFKQRIHREELVEKKKECLEFQTILQKKDQSSLLVPGYLTSHNIVIAKSKDDFHRTYLFQGVYGETVYYFSRNQLVVADTSQNYFREKDVSYFFNTLRESYEFNKFKS from the coding sequence ATGCCACAAGAAATTTTAGAAAGACCCCCTGGTGCTTCTTTTTTTGTCATTCTTTCTTACCAACAAGAAGACATTCTTTTTGAGTTAAAGGCCATGGCAGAAAAACGGTTTTCTAAAATTCTATATGAATCTGTCCTCCTCCCTAAATGGACTCCTGATGAAACGGAAAAAGAATTTGCTTACCCGGGGAGATTTACGAAGGTTCTTTCTTTCAAACAAAGAATCCATAGAGAGGAGTTAGTAGAAAAAAAGAAGGAATGCCTCGAATTTCAAACTATACTACAAAAAAAAGACCAGAGCTCTCTATTGGTTCCTGGTTATTTAACTTCGCATAACATAGTCATAGCGAAATCAAAAGATGACTTTCACCGAACCTACTTGTTTCAGGGAGTTTACGGAGAAACCGTATACTATTTTTCGAGAAACCAATTAGTTGTCGCAGATACGAGCCAAAACTACTTCCGGGAAAAAGATGTAAGTTATTTTTTTAACACCTTAAGAGAATCTTATGAATTTAATAAATTTAAATCTTAG